From Pongo pygmaeus isolate AG05252 chromosome 2, NHGRI_mPonPyg2-v2.0_pri, whole genome shotgun sequence, a single genomic window includes:
- the ARL14 gene encoding ADP-ribosylation factor-like protein 14: protein MGSLGSKNPQTKQAQILLLGLDSAGKSTLLYKLKLAKDTTTIPTIGFNVEMIELERNLSLTVWDVGGQEKMRTVWGCYCENTDGLVYVVDSTDKQRLEESRRQFEHILKNEHIKNVPVVLFANKQDMPGALTAEDITRMFKVKKLCSDRNWYVQPCCALTGDGLDQGFRKLTGFVKSHMKSRGDTLAFFKQN from the coding sequence ATGGGTTCGCTGGGTTCTAAAAATCCCCAAACCAAACAAGCCCAAATTCTTCTTTTGGGACTTGACTCAGCTGGGAAATctactctcctttataaattaaagcTTGCTAAGGATACTACCACCATCCCTACAATAGGTTTCAATGTGGAGATGATCGAGTTGGAAAGGAATCTTTCGCTCACAGTCTGGGATGTTGGAGGACAGGAAAAAATGAGAACTGTTTGGGGCTGTTACTGTGAGAACACCGATGGACTGGTGTATGTTGTGGACAGTACAGACAAACAGCGACTGGAAGAGTCTCGGAGACAGTTTGAGCACATTTTGAAGAATGAACACATTAAAAATGTGCCTGTTGTTCTATTTGCCAACAAACAAGACATGCCTGGAGCTCTGACTGCTGAGGACATCACCAGAATGTTCAAAGTGAAGAAGCTTTGCAGTGACCGGAACTGGTATGTGCAACCCTGCTGTGCTCTCACAGGGGATGGGCTGGACCAGGGGTTCAGGAAATTAACTGGATTTGTGAAGAGCCACATGAAATCAAGAGGAGACACTTTGGCGTTCTTCAAGCAGAACTGA